One segment of Xanthomonas oryzae pv. oryzae DNA contains the following:
- a CDS encoding IMPACT family protein, whose product MAAMLDTLAADAYHSLDIKHSRFLAHAAALDTPTHALEIVQRAAVPDATHHCWAYRFGQDYRSSDDGEPSGTAGRPILAAIDGQGFDRVVVVVTRWYGGIKLGAGGLMRAYGGTAAECLRLATRQPLIALSLVQVQCRFDDLGLVHAALAAFHADRLDEHFDANGAALRVQLPADQLAGLKTRLCDATGNRVHLSTPEAA is encoded by the coding sequence ATGGCGGCGATGCTCGATACCCTCGCCGCTGACGCGTACCATAGCCTGGACATCAAGCACAGTCGCTTTCTGGCCCACGCTGCCGCCCTGGACACTCCCACGCATGCGCTGGAGATCGTGCAGCGCGCGGCTGTGCCGGATGCCACCCATCACTGCTGGGCCTATCGGTTCGGGCAGGACTATCGCTCCAGCGACGACGGCGAGCCGAGTGGCACCGCCGGCCGACCGATCCTGGCCGCCATTGACGGCCAGGGCTTCGACCGCGTGGTGGTCGTGGTCACGCGCTGGTATGGCGGCATCAAACTCGGTGCCGGCGGGCTGATGCGTGCCTATGGCGGCACTGCAGCCGAATGCTTGCGGCTGGCGACGCGTCAACCGTTGATCGCGTTGTCGCTGGTGCAGGTGCAGTGCCGCTTCGACGATCTGGGCCTGGTGCACGCAGCGCTTGCGGCCTTCCATGCCGACAGGCTGGATGAACATTTCGATGCCAACGGTGCTGCGTTGCGCGTGCAACTGCCTGCGGATCAGCTCGCCGGCTTGAAAACCCGTCTGTGCGACGCCACTGGCAATCGTGTCCATCTTTCAACCCCGGAAGCCGCATGA
- a CDS encoding TIGR00730 family Rossman fold protein produces MKSICVYCGSNAGNKAVYAERATALGTRIAEQGLRLVYGGGNVGLMGTVANAVLAAGGQVTGVIPQQLADWEVAHRGLTELEIVGSMHERKMRMFELSDAFVALPGGFGTMEEIFEMLTWRQLGIGNKPCAFLDIDGFYAPLIGMIDRMVQERFLHPDQRADLWYGADIAQMLEWMQHYTPAQASKWIDEKRRSTLV; encoded by the coding sequence ATGAAAAGCATCTGCGTCTATTGCGGCTCCAACGCCGGCAACAAAGCGGTCTATGCCGAACGCGCAACCGCCTTGGGAACGCGCATCGCCGAGCAAGGCCTGCGACTGGTCTACGGTGGTGGCAATGTCGGTCTGATGGGCACGGTGGCAAACGCCGTCCTCGCCGCCGGCGGCCAGGTCACCGGCGTGATCCCCCAACAATTGGCGGATTGGGAAGTGGCCCACCGCGGCCTGACCGAACTGGAAATCGTCGGCTCCATGCATGAGCGCAAGATGCGCATGTTCGAGCTGTCCGATGCGTTCGTGGCCCTGCCCGGCGGCTTCGGCACCATGGAAGAGATCTTCGAAATGCTGACCTGGCGCCAGCTCGGCATCGGCAACAAGCCATGCGCGTTCCTGGATATCGATGGCTTCTACGCACCACTGATCGGCATGATCGATCGCATGGTCCAAGAGCGTTTCCTGCATCCGGACCAGCGCGCAGACCTGTGGTACGGCGCCGATATCGCACAGATGCTGGAATGGATGCAGCACTACACCCCGGCGCAGGCGTCGAAGTGGATCGACGAGAAGCGCCGCTCAACCCTGGTGTAA
- the lpdA gene encoding dihydrolipoyl dehydrogenase, with the protein MAENYDVVVIGAGPAGYHAAIRAAQLGMKVACIDAALGKDGKPALGGTCLRVGCIPSKALLDSSRQFWNMGHLFGDHGISFNDAKMDVPTMIGRKDKIVKQFTGGIAMLFKANKITPYYGFGQLQPGNIVKVTQHEGGEIALKGTNVILAAGSESIELPFAKFDGDTIVDNVGGLDFTAVPKRLAVIGAGVIGLELGSVWKRLGAEVTILEALPDFLALTDAEVANTALKEFKKQGLDIKLGAKVGKTEITGSGDAKQVVLSYTDAAGEQTLTVDKLLVAVGRKAATKNLLAEGTGVKVTDRGQIEVDGHCHTGVDGVWAIGDCVRGPMLAHKGFEEGIAVAELIAGLPGHVNFDTIPWVIYTEPEIAWVGKTEQQLKAEGVAYKAGSFPFAAIGRAVAMGEPAGFVKVIADAETDRVLGMHLVGVGVSELVHEGVLTMEFNGSADDLARICHAHPTLSEAIHDAAMAVSKRAIHKAN; encoded by the coding sequence ATGGCTGAAAACTACGACGTCGTCGTCATCGGTGCTGGCCCGGCCGGCTATCACGCGGCGATTCGCGCGGCCCAGCTGGGCATGAAGGTCGCCTGCATCGACGCGGCACTCGGCAAGGACGGCAAGCCCGCGCTGGGCGGCACCTGCCTGCGTGTGGGTTGCATTCCATCCAAGGCGCTGCTGGATTCCTCGCGCCAGTTCTGGAACATGGGTCACCTGTTCGGCGACCACGGCATCAGCTTCAACGATGCCAAGATGGACGTGCCCACCATGATCGGCCGCAAGGACAAGATCGTGAAGCAGTTCACCGGCGGCATCGCGATGCTGTTCAAGGCCAACAAGATCACGCCGTACTACGGCTTCGGCCAGCTGCAGCCGGGCAACATCGTCAAGGTCACCCAGCACGAAGGCGGCGAGATCGCGCTCAAGGGCACCAACGTGATCCTGGCGGCCGGTTCGGAATCGATCGAACTGCCGTTCGCCAAGTTCGATGGCGACACCATCGTCGACAACGTCGGCGGCCTGGATTTCACCGCCGTTCCCAAGCGTCTGGCCGTCATCGGCGCCGGCGTCATCGGCCTGGAGCTGGGCAGCGTGTGGAAGCGTCTGGGTGCCGAAGTCACCATTCTCGAAGCGTTGCCGGATTTCTTGGCGCTGACCGATGCCGAAGTGGCCAACACCGCATTGAAGGAATTCAAGAAGCAGGGTCTGGACATCAAGCTGGGCGCCAAGGTCGGCAAGACCGAGATCACCGGCAGCGGCGATGCCAAGCAGGTGGTGCTGAGCTACACCGACGCCGCTGGCGAGCAGACCCTGACCGTGGACAAGCTGCTGGTGGCCGTGGGCCGCAAGGCTGCCACCAAGAACCTGCTGGCCGAAGGTACGGGCGTCAAGGTCACCGACCGCGGCCAGATCGAGGTCGACGGGCATTGCCACACCGGTGTCGATGGCGTGTGGGCGATCGGCGACTGCGTGCGCGGCCCGATGCTGGCACACAAAGGCTTCGAGGAAGGCATCGCGGTGGCGGAGCTGATCGCCGGCCTGCCCGGTCACGTCAACTTCGACACCATTCCGTGGGTCATCTATACCGAACCGGAGATTGCCTGGGTCGGCAAGACCGAGCAGCAGTTGAAGGCCGAAGGCGTTGCCTACAAGGCCGGCAGCTTCCCGTTCGCGGCGATCGGCCGTGCGGTGGCCATGGGCGAGCCGGCTGGCTTCGTCAAGGTGATCGCCGATGCCGAAACCGACCGCGTGCTGGGCATGCACCTGGTCGGCGTGGGCGTGTCCGAGCTGGTGCACGAAGGTGTGCTGACGATGGAATTCAACGGCTCCGCCGACGACCTCGCCCGCATCTGCCACGCGCATCCGACGCTCTCCGAAGCGATCCACGATGCCGCGATGGCGGTGAGCAAGCGCGCGATTCATAAGGCCAACTAA
- the sucB gene encoding dihydrolipoyllysine-residue succinyltransferase — protein sequence MATEVKVPVLPESVSDATIASWHKKAGEAVKRDENLVDLETDKVVLEVPSPVDGVLKEIKFEAGSTVTSNQILAIIEEGAVAAAAPADEKKAAAPAAAAPAAAPAAAAAPAPASKSAADSLPPGARFSAITQGVDPSQVEGTGRRGAVTKEDIVNFAKAGGVGRASGARPEERVPMTRVRKTIAKRLMESKNSTAMLTTFNEVNLAKVSAARKELQDEFQKAHGIKLGFMSFFVKAAANALQRFPLVNASIDGDDIIYHGYSDISIAVSTDKGLVTPVLRNVERQSFADVEQGIADYAAKARAGKLGLDDLQGGTFTITNGGTFGSLLSTPIINPPQSAILGMHTIKERPIAENGQVVIAPMMYLALSYDHRIIDGKDSVQFLVDIKNQLENPGRMLFGL from the coding sequence ATGGCCACCGAAGTCAAAGTTCCGGTACTGCCCGAATCCGTTTCCGACGCCACCATCGCCAGCTGGCACAAGAAGGCCGGCGAAGCGGTCAAGCGCGACGAGAATCTGGTCGACCTGGAAACCGACAAGGTCGTGTTGGAAGTTCCGTCGCCGGTCGACGGCGTACTGAAGGAAATCAAGTTCGAAGCCGGCAGCACGGTCACCAGCAACCAGATTCTGGCGATCATCGAAGAAGGCGCTGTGGCTGCGGCTGCACCGGCGGACGAGAAGAAGGCCGCCGCACCGGCAGCAGCAGCTCCAGCTGCCGCGCCGGCTGCCGCCGCTGCACCGGCGCCTGCGTCCAAGTCTGCTGCCGATTCCCTGCCGCCGGGTGCGCGTTTCTCTGCGATCACCCAGGGTGTGGATCCGTCGCAGGTCGAGGGCACAGGCCGTCGTGGCGCGGTGACCAAGGAAGACATCGTCAACTTCGCCAAGGCCGGCGGCGTGGGCAGGGCCTCGGGCGCCCGCCCGGAAGAGCGCGTGCCGATGACCCGCGTGCGCAAGACGATTGCCAAGCGCCTGATGGAGTCCAAGAACTCCACCGCGATGCTGACCACCTTCAACGAGGTCAACCTGGCCAAGGTATCGGCCGCACGCAAGGAACTGCAGGACGAATTCCAGAAGGCGCACGGCATCAAGCTCGGTTTCATGAGCTTCTTCGTCAAGGCCGCCGCCAACGCGCTGCAGCGCTTCCCGCTGGTCAACGCCTCGATCGACGGCGACGACATCATCTATCACGGCTACAGCGACATCTCGATCGCGGTGTCGACCGACAAGGGCCTGGTCACGCCGGTGCTGCGTAACGTTGAGCGCCAGTCGTTCGCCGATGTCGAACAGGGCATCGCCGATTACGCCGCCAAGGCACGCGCCGGCAAGCTGGGCCTGGATGACCTGCAGGGCGGCACCTTTACCATCACCAATGGCGGCACCTTCGGCTCGCTGCTGTCCACCCCGATCATCAACCCGCCGCAGAGCGCCATCCTGGGCATGCACACGATCAAGGAACGCCCGATCGCCGAGAATGGCCAGGTCGTGATCGCCCCGATGATGTATCTGGCGCTGTCTTACGACCACCGCATCATCGATGGCAAGGATTCGGTGCAGTTCCTGGTCGACATCAAGAACCAGCTGGAAAACCCGGGCCGCATGCTGTTCGGTCTGTAA
- a CDS encoding 2-oxoglutarate dehydrogenase E1 component, whose amino-acid sequence MDNLLKQFAQSSQLAGGNAAYIEDLYEQYLVAPDSVDPKWKSYFDGFEGRSAGDVPHSAAIAHILSASKHAANAGTGTGASDERERNVGRLITAYRARGHLGAQLDPLGLTPPVNPPDLGLPFHSLSQADMDSEFSTGGVGGQPRMKLKDLLARLKATYASTIGAEFMHIQEFDQRQWIYKRLEDAGGKIAGDAASRKRTLERLTAAEGLERYLHTKYVGQKRFSLEGGDALIPMMDEIIRQSGNDQVKDIVIGMAHRGRLNVLVNTLGKNPRKLFDEFEGKFEHAHDDRAHTGDVKYHMGFSADIAVGTDKQVHLALAFNPSHLEIVDPVVVGSVRSRQERFGDAERKTVLPILIHGDAAFAGQGVVMELFQMSQARGFAVGGTVHIVINNQIGFTTSTRDDARSTLYCTDVAKMIGAPVFHVNGDDPDAVMFVSKLAYEFRQQFKKDVVIDLVCYRRWGHNEADEPAATQPVMYQTIRKHKTTRELYAAKLESDGVLSADEAKALVDGYRNKLDSGEYTTELAKRKPDEFAIDWSKYLVGTAADPVDTRVKREQLDRLAKLITTIPEGVELHARVAKIYEDRVKMAAGDQLGDWGFAENLAYATLLAEGHKLRLVGQDAGRGTFFHRHAILHDQKTDNYYLPLRQLVQNPEDATVIDSLLSEEAVMGFEYGYATTDPNALCIWEAQFGDFANGAQVVIDQFIAAGEAKWGRIAGLSLFLPHGYEGQGPEHSSARLERFLQLCALENMLVCVPTTPAQCFHMIRRQMRMTTRKPLVVMTPKSLLRHKLAVSSLEELAEGEFQHLIPDAKADPAKVKRVVLCSGKVYYDLLEDQTKRGQDDVALVRIEQLYPFPRAQLAAELKAYANATDVVWCQEEPQNQGAWYQIRHHLNFCLASGQSLHYAGRARSPSPAAGHMADHIIEQQTLVADALLNPFNDQVAE is encoded by the coding sequence GTGGATAATCTCCTAAAGCAGTTCGCGCAGTCATCCCAGCTCGCCGGCGGCAACGCCGCCTATATCGAGGATCTGTACGAGCAGTACCTCGTCGCCCCGGACAGTGTCGATCCGAAGTGGAAGAGCTACTTCGATGGTTTCGAAGGTCGCAGTGCCGGTGATGTGCCGCACTCGGCGGCCATCGCCCACATCCTCAGTGCGTCCAAACACGCTGCCAACGCCGGGACCGGTACAGGCGCCAGTGACGAGCGCGAGCGCAATGTCGGCCGTCTGATCACTGCCTACCGCGCCCGTGGTCACCTCGGCGCGCAGCTCGATCCGCTGGGCCTGACCCCGCCGGTCAACCCGCCCGATCTGGGCCTGCCGTTCCACAGCCTCTCACAGGCCGACATGGACAGCGAGTTCAGCACCGGCGGCGTCGGCGGCCAGCCGCGGATGAAGCTGAAGGATCTGCTGGCGCGCCTGAAGGCGACCTACGCCAGCACCATTGGCGCCGAGTTCATGCACATCCAGGAATTCGACCAGCGCCAGTGGATCTACAAGCGCCTGGAAGATGCGGGCGGCAAGATTGCAGGCGATGCGGCCAGCCGCAAGCGCACTCTGGAGCGGCTCACCGCCGCCGAAGGCCTGGAGCGCTACCTGCACACCAAGTACGTCGGCCAGAAGCGCTTCTCGCTGGAAGGCGGCGATGCGCTGATTCCGATGATGGACGAGATCATTCGCCAGTCCGGCAACGATCAGGTCAAGGACATCGTGATCGGCATGGCCCACCGCGGCCGCCTCAATGTGCTGGTCAATACGCTGGGCAAGAACCCGCGCAAGCTGTTCGACGAATTCGAAGGCAAGTTCGAGCACGCCCATGACGACCGCGCGCATACCGGCGACGTCAAGTACCACATGGGTTTCTCGGCCGATATCGCCGTTGGCACCGACAAGCAGGTGCATCTGGCGCTGGCGTTCAACCCCTCGCACCTGGAAATCGTCGACCCGGTCGTGGTGGGAAGTGTGCGCTCGCGTCAGGAACGTTTCGGCGATGCCGAACGCAAGACCGTGCTGCCGATCCTGATCCATGGCGATGCGGCATTCGCCGGCCAGGGCGTGGTGATGGAGCTGTTCCAGATGTCGCAGGCGCGCGGTTTCGCGGTCGGCGGCACGGTGCACATCGTCATCAACAACCAGATCGGCTTCACCACCAGCACCCGCGACGACGCGCGTTCCACGCTGTACTGCACGGACGTGGCCAAGATGATCGGCGCGCCGGTCTTCCACGTGAACGGCGACGACCCGGACGCGGTGATGTTCGTGTCCAAGCTGGCTTACGAATTCCGCCAGCAGTTCAAGAAAGACGTGGTCATCGACCTGGTCTGCTACCGCCGTTGGGGCCATAACGAAGCCGACGAACCGGCAGCGACCCAGCCGGTGATGTACCAGACCATCCGCAAGCACAAGACCACCCGCGAGCTGTACGCCGCCAAGCTGGAAAGCGACGGCGTGCTGAGCGCCGACGAGGCCAAGGCGCTGGTGGACGGCTACCGCAACAAGCTGGATTCGGGCGAATACACCACCGAACTGGCCAAGCGCAAGCCGGACGAATTCGCCATCGATTGGTCCAAGTATCTGGTCGGCACCGCTGCCGATCCGGTCGACACGCGCGTCAAGCGCGAGCAGTTGGACCGTCTGGCCAAGCTGATCACCACCATCCCCGAAGGCGTCGAACTGCACGCCCGCGTGGCGAAGATCTACGAAGATCGCGTCAAGATGGCTGCCGGCGATCAGCTGGGCGACTGGGGCTTTGCCGAAAACCTGGCGTACGCCACGCTGCTGGCCGAAGGCCACAAGCTGCGCCTGGTCGGCCAGGACGCCGGCCGCGGCACGTTCTTCCACCGTCACGCGATCCTGCACGACCAGAAGACCGACAACTACTACCTGCCGCTGCGCCAGCTGGTGCAGAACCCGGAAGACGCCACCGTGATCGATTCGCTGCTCAGCGAAGAAGCGGTGATGGGTTTCGAATACGGCTATGCCACCACCGACCCGAATGCGCTGTGCATCTGGGAAGCGCAGTTCGGCGACTTCGCAAACGGCGCGCAGGTGGTGATCGACCAGTTCATCGCCGCTGGCGAAGCCAAGTGGGGCCGCATCGCGGGCTTGTCGCTGTTCCTGCCGCACGGCTACGAAGGCCAGGGCCCGGAGCACAGCTCCGCACGCCTTGAGCGCTTCCTGCAGCTGTGCGCGCTGGAGAACATGCTGGTGTGCGTGCCGACCACGCCGGCGCAGTGCTTCCACATGATCCGCCGCCAGATGCGCATGACCACCCGCAAGCCGCTGGTGGTGATGACGCCCAAGTCGTTGCTGCGCCACAAGCTGGCAGTGTCGAGCCTGGAAGAACTGGCCGAGGGCGAGTTCCAGCATCTGATTCCGGATGCCAAGGCCGACCCGGCCAAGGTCAAGCGCGTGGTGCTGTGCTCGGGCAAGGTCTATTACGACCTGCTCGAAGACCAGACCAAGCGTGGCCAGGACGACGTCGCCCTCGTGCGTATCGAACAGCTGTATCCGTTCCCGCGTGCGCAGTTGGCGGCCGAGTTGAAGGCTTACGCCAATGCCACCGACGTGGTGTGGTGCCAGGAAGAACCGCAGAACCAGGGGGCGTGGTACCAGATCCGTCACCACCTCAACTTCTGCCTGGCCAGCGGTCAGAGCCTGCATTACGCCGGCCGCGCCCGTTCGCCCTCGCCTGCCGCCGGCCACATGGCCGACCACATCATCGAACAGCAGACGCTGGTCGCCGATGCGCTACTCAATCCGTTCAACGACCAAGTCGCTGAATAA
- a CDS encoding GNAT family N-acetyltransferase: MTPHASPQIITLNPASDAGALRAVRLACVTDTAGATSGAEWDALDPLSLHLAARTEDGQLIGSVRLTADRRLDRLGILPDWRRRGLADQLLAAAVDTARQHGWPSLHASPSPNAEAVFARQGFLPDTTLVPLPERIGQTHAAPGGVVHRRLDGPMAVETLTAALAATTGLLCAARRQVLIYTRALDPTLFDNAAVLDALRRFATARHDKRVHVLMQDPASANAGSSAMLRLAQRLPSVFRFRAVSDPVDASFASVYVVGDDAYYFRPTVHRFDDGETWLSGAARSRQLEREFAQIWERSALWNEPRALGI; encoded by the coding sequence ATGACCCCGCACGCCAGCCCGCAGATCATCACGCTGAACCCGGCTTCCGATGCCGGGGCGCTGCGGGCGGTGCGGCTTGCCTGCGTCACCGACACCGCTGGCGCCACCAGCGGTGCCGAATGGGATGCATTGGACCCGCTCAGCCTGCATCTGGCAGCGCGCACCGAAGACGGCCAGTTGATTGGCTCGGTGCGACTCACTGCCGACCGCCGACTCGACCGGCTCGGCATTCTCCCCGACTGGCGCCGCCGCGGATTAGCAGATCAACTGCTCGCTGCCGCCGTCGACACGGCCCGGCAGCACGGCTGGCCCAGCCTGCACGCGAGCCCCAGCCCAAACGCGGAGGCGGTCTTCGCCCGCCAGGGCTTCCTGCCCGATACAACCCTAGTTCCCCTCCCTGAGCGCATCGGCCAGACACACGCGGCGCCCGGGGGCGTCGTGCACCGTCGCCTCGACGGCCCGATGGCCGTCGAAACCCTCACCGCGGCGCTGGCTGCCACCACTGGTCTGCTCTGCGCTGCGCGCCGCCAGGTCCTGATCTACACCCGCGCCCTGGACCCGACCCTGTTCGACAACGCTGCTGTGCTCGATGCATTGCGCCGTTTCGCCACCGCCCGCCACGACAAGCGCGTGCATGTCCTGATGCAGGACCCCGCCAGCGCCAACGCCGGTAGCAGTGCGATGCTGCGGCTGGCACAGCGCCTGCCCAGCGTGTTCCGGTTCCGCGCGGTCAGCGACCCAGTCGATGCAAGTTTTGCATCGGTCTATGTTGTCGGAGACGACGCCTACTATTTTCGTCCAACAGTTCATCGCTTCGATGATGGCGAAACCTGGTTGTCCGGCGCAGCGCGTAGCCGCCAGTTGGAGCGCGAATTCGCGCAGATATGGGAGCGCAGCGCACTGTGGAACGAGCCACGCGCGCTCGGCATCTGA
- a CDS encoding cupin domain-containing protein, with protein MAVRKATPLAIEVQARPGQPLGMPVERFLRNYWHKHPLLIRNAFADFASPLQPEDLAGLACEDGVLARLISHDRATDSWDVRSGPFQETDFPGLPDHDWTLLVQDVDKWDADVRALLEQFRFLPRWRIDDIMISFAATGGSVGAHVDHYDVFLLQGQGHRRWQIDARTAQGSKATPLAFREDVELKLLRTFKPTHHWVLGPGDMLYLPPLIPHHGVAEDACLTFSIGTRAPSSAELIGDYLDTLIADADEAVRYHDEDLKVPADPYEIDVTAMNRVVAALNALRMNDPDRLGDWFGRFMTTYRACGDVVPAPAPIPREAVEQALEEGVLLHRHPWSRLAWRRAKRGATLFCSGLEFALSAKDASRLAAAEKIDGTLYAQLSPRGRDVVLELLAQGHYQRAHEDADGDIADENHAHALSVSSDHDDADAEDDAPEVDDTIDADADVAQVADDGGDPAETLDAGQDAVADIEDDAAAGQDDASDSAAAASDDSDDGSKSA; from the coding sequence ATGGCCGTACGTAAAGCGACCCCACTTGCCATCGAAGTACAGGCCCGTCCGGGACAGCCGCTGGGCATGCCGGTCGAGCGTTTCCTGCGCAATTACTGGCACAAGCACCCGCTGTTGATCCGCAACGCGTTCGCGGATTTCGCCTCGCCGCTGCAGCCGGAAGACTTGGCCGGGCTGGCCTGCGAAGATGGCGTGCTGGCGCGCCTGATCAGCCACGACCGCGCCACCGACAGCTGGGACGTGCGCAGCGGCCCGTTCCAGGAAACCGATTTCCCCGGCCTGCCCGACCATGACTGGACCTTGCTGGTGCAGGACGTGGACAAATGGGACGCCGATGTGCGCGCCCTGCTGGAGCAGTTCCGCTTCCTGCCGCGCTGGCGCATCGACGACATCATGATCAGCTTCGCCGCCACCGGCGGTTCGGTCGGTGCGCATGTCGACCATTACGACGTGTTCCTGCTGCAGGGCCAGGGCCACCGCCGCTGGCAGATCGACGCGCGCACCGCGCAGGGCAGCAAGGCCACCCCGCTGGCGTTCCGCGAGGATGTGGAGCTCAAGCTGCTGCGCACGTTCAAACCCACCCACCACTGGGTGCTGGGTCCGGGCGACATGCTGTATCTGCCGCCGCTGATCCCGCACCACGGTGTGGCCGAAGACGCCTGCCTGACGTTTTCCATCGGCACCCGCGCGCCATCGTCGGCCGAGCTGATCGGCGATTACCTGGATACGTTGATCGCCGATGCCGACGAGGCCGTGCGCTATCACGACGAAGACCTCAAGGTGCCGGCCGACCCGTACGAGATCGACGTCACCGCCATGAACCGCGTGGTCGCAGCGCTCAATGCGTTACGCATGAACGACCCCGATCGCCTGGGCGACTGGTTCGGCCGTTTCATGACCACCTACCGCGCCTGCGGCGACGTGGTGCCGGCGCCAGCACCCATCCCGCGCGAAGCGGTCGAGCAGGCGCTGGAAGAAGGCGTGCTGCTGCATCGCCACCCGTGGTCGCGGCTGGCCTGGCGGCGCGCCAAGCGCGGCGCCACGCTGTTCTGCAGCGGCCTGGAGTTTGCGCTGTCGGCCAAGGACGCGTCCCGCCTGGCCGCGGCCGAAAAGATCGACGGCACGCTGTACGCGCAGTTGTCGCCGCGTGGCCGTGACGTCGTGCTGGAACTGCTGGCACAGGGCCATTACCAGCGCGCCCACGAAGACGCCGATGGGGATATCGCAGACGAGAACCACGCGCATGCCCTGAGCGTGTCTTCCGACCACGACGATGCAGACGCCGAGGACGACGCGCCGGAAGTAGACGACACCATCGATGCGGATGCTGATGTCGCGCAAGTCGCTGATGACGGCGGCGACCCGGCAGAGACGCTGGATGCCGGGCAGGACGCTGTTGCCGACATCGAAGACGACGCCGCAGCCGGGCAGGACGACGCCAGCGATAGTGCCGCCGCCGCTTCCGATGACAGCGACGACGGCTCCAAATCCGCATGA
- a CDS encoding PDZ domain-containing protein — protein sequence MESEGFSLNPTLTSVTIDAVKPAAATATAGLQVGDAIVSAQGIAVAGSKADVLKQAFNRKVGETLRLVIVRGAAKPREVTLVAARRP from the coding sequence GTGGAAAGCGAGGGGTTTTCGCTCAATCCCACGCTGACCTCGGTCACGATCGATGCGGTAAAGCCGGCCGCAGCCACAGCCACAGCCGGGCTGCAGGTGGGCGATGCGATCGTGTCCGCGCAAGGCATCGCGGTGGCGGGAAGCAAGGCCGATGTGCTCAAGCAGGCCTTCAACCGCAAGGTCGGGGAGACCCTGCGCTTGGTGATCGTGCGCGGCGCAGCCAAGCCGCGGGAGGTCACGCTGGTGGCGGCGCGACGGCCCTGA
- the purB gene encoding adenylosuccinate lyase: MSDSALLALSPLDGRYASKVDALRPIFSEYGLIKARVKVEIEWLLALAAEPGIAELAPFSAAATQRLRALADGFNVAHAARVKEIERTTNHDVKAVEYFIKEQLKDDAELGPALEFVHFACTSEDINNLSYGLMLEQARREVLLPSLDGITAALRTLAHAQAAQPMLSRTHGQSASPTTLGKEIANVVARLERQRKQIAAVELTGKINGAVGNYNAHLVAYPDLDWAAFAQRFVESLGLVFNPYTTQIEPHDNVAEIGDASRRVNTILIDLARDIWGYISLGYFKQKLKEGEVGSSTMPHKVNPIDFENAEGNFGIANALFEHFSAKLPISRWQRDLTDSTVLRALGTAFGHTQVALDSLAKGLGKLTVNPERLDADLDAAWEVLAEAVQTVMRRHGLPNPYEQLKALTRGQGITAVSMQAFVESLPLPEDDKQRLRALTPGAYTGLAEQLARAI; encoded by the coding sequence ATGTCGGATTCCGCCCTGCTCGCCCTGTCCCCGCTCGACGGCCGCTACGCCTCCAAAGTGGATGCGCTGCGCCCGATCTTCTCCGAATACGGCCTGATCAAGGCGCGGGTCAAGGTCGAAATCGAATGGCTGCTGGCACTGGCCGCCGAGCCGGGCATCGCCGAGCTGGCGCCGTTCTCGGCCGCTGCCACGCAGCGCCTGCGCGCCCTGGCCGACGGCTTCAACGTTGCCCATGCAGCGCGGGTCAAGGAGATCGAGCGCACCACCAACCATGACGTCAAGGCGGTGGAATACTTCATCAAGGAGCAGCTCAAGGACGACGCCGAGCTGGGTCCGGCGCTGGAATTCGTGCACTTTGCCTGCACCAGCGAAGACATCAATAACCTCAGCTACGGCCTGATGCTGGAGCAGGCGCGCCGCGAGGTGTTGTTGCCCAGCCTGGACGGCATTACCGCCGCGTTGCGCACCCTTGCCCACGCCCAGGCCGCCCAGCCGATGCTTTCGCGTACCCACGGCCAGAGCGCCTCGCCCACCACGCTGGGCAAGGAGATCGCCAATGTGGTAGCGCGCCTTGAACGTCAGCGCAAGCAGATCGCGGCGGTGGAGCTGACCGGCAAGATCAATGGCGCGGTGGGTAATTACAACGCGCATCTGGTCGCCTACCCGGACCTGGACTGGGCTGCATTCGCGCAGCGTTTCGTGGAAAGCCTGGGCCTGGTGTTCAACCCCTACACCACACAGATCGAGCCGCACGACAATGTGGCCGAAATCGGCGATGCCAGCCGTCGCGTCAATACCATCCTGATCGACCTGGCACGCGACATCTGGGGCTATATCTCGCTGGGCTATTTCAAGCAGAAGCTGAAGGAAGGCGAAGTCGGTTCCTCGACCATGCCGCACAAGGTCAACCCCATCGACTTCGAAAATGCCGAAGGCAATTTCGGCATCGCCAACGCGCTGTTCGAACACTTTTCCGCCAAGTTGCCGATCAGCCGCTGGCAGCGCGACCTCACCGATTCCACCGTGCTGCGCGCGCTCGGCACCGCCTTCGGCCACACCCAGGTCGCGCTGGATTCGCTGGCCAAGGGCCTGGGCAAACTGACCGTCAACCCCGAGCGTCTGGATGCCGATCTGGATGCGGCCTGGGAAGTGCTGGCCGAAGCCGTGCAGACGGTGATGCGTCGCCATGGTCTGCCCAATCCGTACGAACAACTCAAGGCGCTGACCCGCGGCCAGGGCATCACCGCCGTCTCGATGCAGGCCTTCGTGGAAAGCCTGCCATTGCCGGAAGACGACAAGCAGCGCCTGCGCGCGCTCACTCCGGGTGCCTACACCGGCCTGGCCGAGCAGCTGGCGCGCGCGATCTGA